From the genome of Streptococcus lutetiensis, one region includes:
- a CDS encoding NAD(P)H-dependent glycerol-3-phosphate dehydrogenase — MTRQKVAVLGPGSWGTALAQVLNDNGHEVCLWGNIPEQIEELNTKHTNTRYFKDITISEDIKATLELKEALTDVDAILFVVPTKVTRLVAKQVAETLDHKAVIMHASKGLEPGTHERLSTILEEEIPAELRSEIVVVSGPSHAEETIVRDITLITAASKDHEAAKYVQKLFSNNYFRLYTNTDVIGVETAGALKNIIAVGAGALHGLGFGDNAKAAVITRGLAEITRLGVKLGANPLTYSGLSGVGDLIVTGTSVHSRNWRAGDALGRGEKIEDIEKNMGMVIEGISTTKVAYELAKELDVYMPITTAIYKVIYEGADVRDSILGMMSNDFRSENEWH, encoded by the coding sequence ATGACAAGACAAAAAGTTGCTGTCTTAGGGCCTGGTTCTTGGGGAACCGCTCTTGCACAAGTATTAAACGACAATGGACATGAAGTTTGTCTATGGGGAAATATCCCAGAACAAATCGAAGAATTAAATACGAAACATACTAACACTCGCTACTTCAAAGACATTACAATCTCTGAAGATATCAAAGCGACACTTGAATTGAAAGAAGCACTTACAGACGTTGATGCTATCTTATTTGTTGTCCCAACAAAAGTAACACGTTTGGTCGCTAAACAAGTCGCTGAAACACTTGATCACAAAGCTGTTATCATGCACGCTTCTAAAGGTCTTGAACCTGGAACACACGAACGTCTTTCAACAATTCTTGAGGAAGAAATTCCTGCCGAATTGCGCTCTGAAATCGTCGTTGTCTCTGGACCAAGCCACGCTGAAGAAACAATTGTTCGAGACATTACCTTGATCACTGCCGCTTCTAAAGATCATGAAGCTGCTAAATACGTTCAAAAACTCTTTAGCAACAATTACTTCCGTCTTTACACTAATACTGATGTTATTGGTGTGGAAACAGCTGGTGCGCTTAAAAACATCATCGCTGTTGGAGCTGGTGCACTTCACGGTCTTGGTTTCGGTGACAATGCTAAAGCAGCCGTTATCACACGTGGACTTGCTGAAATCACACGTCTCGGGGTTAAATTGGGAGCTAACCCACTCACTTACAGTGGCCTTTCTGGTGTTGGTGACCTTATCGTAACAGGAACATCTGTTCACTCTCGTAACTGGCGAGCTGGTGATGCTCTTGGTCGCGGTGAAAAAATCGAAGACATCGAGAAAAATATGGGAATGGTTATCGAAGGGATTTCAACAACTAAAGTTGCCTATGAGTTAGCTAAAGAATTGGATGTCTACATGCCAATCACAACTGCTATCTACAAAGTCATCTACGAAGGTGCTGATGTTCGTGATAGCATTCTTGGCATGATGTCAAACGACTTCCGTTCAGAAAACGAATGGCACTAA
- a CDS encoding heavy metal translocating P-type ATPase, translating to MSNKTHSSNHDEMMSEHYHNHEIMDMEHENHEMHNMHNMHNMHNMHNMDNMHDMDNMDMMNHGGHMMHMGDMSKKLKVAIILMIPLLLISPIAGFTILKFPGSEILQLILGTIIFFYSGTPFFSGAKGELKSRKPAMMMLITMGITVAYAYSVYATIMSFNGHMGMNFWFELATLIVIMLIGHLIEMKAIMGAGDALKDLASLVPKKAHLKSGKDVELSELKVGDLLLVKENEKIPADGLILSEALVDESMITGESRAVNKKINDLVYGGSLNQNQPFEMKVTTLGKDSFLNQVAELVKKAQTQKSNLENMADRVAGYLFYAALIVGIFSLVFWTISSNFSFALLLAVSVFVIACPHALGLAVPLVVSRLTSISAKNGLLIQNRTSLEKINTIKYALMDKTGTLTDGKFIVRSVIDFTDETDILQIMAALEGSSTHPIAQSIVSAAKPLENLKVEAVENIPGVGIKGQVNQNFYQIVNYKYLRENQLSYDEQKIAQYLDLGLTVSFLINEQQDVLGFIALGDSPKADAKAFINGLLAQGITPVMLTGDNKETAQKIASALNIPEFRAELKPEDKAEIVKEYQKKAGVLFIGDGVNDSPALATATIGFAIGAGTSVAISTADVVLVNSNPSDVLDMINISKRMLRKMKQNLWFGAGYNIIAIPVAAGILYPFTGIYIDPLIAAVLMSISTVIVSINAMGLRYDKK from the coding sequence ATGTCAAATAAAACTCATTCGTCTAATCACGATGAAATGATGTCTGAGCATTATCATAATCATGAAATAATGGATATGGAGCACGAAAACCATGAGATGCACAACATGCACAACATGCACAACATGCACAACATGCACAATATGGATAATATGCATGATATGGACAATATGGATATGATGAATCATGGAGGACACATGATGCATATGGGTGATATGAGTAAAAAGCTCAAAGTGGCTATCATTCTTATGATTCCGCTTCTACTCATTTCACCAATCGCGGGCTTTACTATCCTTAAATTCCCCGGAAGTGAAATTTTGCAACTTATCCTTGGTACAATTATCTTCTTTTACTCTGGGACTCCTTTTTTTAGCGGAGCAAAAGGTGAATTAAAAAGCCGTAAGCCAGCCATGATGATGCTTATTACAATGGGAATTACCGTTGCCTATGCTTATTCTGTTTATGCCACAATCATGAGTTTTAACGGACATATGGGCATGAACTTCTGGTTTGAACTGGCAACATTAATTGTCATTATGCTGATTGGTCATCTGATTGAGATGAAAGCAATCATGGGTGCTGGCGATGCGTTGAAAGATTTAGCAAGCCTTGTTCCCAAAAAAGCTCACTTAAAAAGTGGGAAGGATGTGGAGCTTTCAGAACTAAAAGTTGGCGATTTACTTTTAGTGAAAGAAAATGAGAAAATACCTGCGGATGGCCTTATATTAAGTGAAGCGCTCGTTGATGAGTCAATGATTACTGGTGAAAGCAGAGCAGTCAATAAAAAAATAAATGACCTTGTTTATGGTGGTTCCCTCAATCAAAACCAACCATTTGAGATGAAAGTCACAACCCTTGGAAAAGATTCATTTCTCAATCAAGTGGCCGAATTAGTCAAGAAAGCCCAAACTCAAAAATCTAATTTGGAAAACATGGCAGATAGAGTGGCTGGTTACCTTTTCTATGCTGCACTTATTGTTGGTATCTTTTCATTAGTTTTTTGGACAATTAGTTCTAACTTTAGTTTTGCTCTACTTCTTGCGGTTTCTGTTTTTGTAATTGCATGTCCACATGCTTTAGGTCTTGCGGTTCCACTTGTTGTTTCTCGCCTAACCAGTATTTCTGCTAAAAATGGTTTATTAATTCAAAACAGAACTTCTCTAGAAAAAATAAATACAATTAAATATGCCTTAATGGATAAAACGGGAACATTAACTGACGGTAAGTTTATTGTTCGTAGTGTTATTGATTTTACTGATGAAACAGACATTCTCCAAATCATGGCAGCACTTGAAGGAAGTTCCACTCACCCGATTGCTCAATCAATCGTTTCAGCTGCTAAACCTCTTGAAAATCTAAAAGTTGAAGCGGTTGAAAATATTCCAGGAGTTGGGATTAAAGGACAAGTTAATCAAAACTTTTATCAAATTGTTAACTATAAATATCTTCGTGAAAATCAACTTTCTTATGATGAACAAAAGATTGCTCAATATTTAGATTTAGGTTTAACTGTATCTTTCCTAATCAATGAACAACAAGATGTTTTAGGATTTATTGCCTTAGGAGATTCTCCTAAAGCAGACGCGAAAGCCTTTATTAATGGTTTATTAGCTCAAGGAATTACCCCTGTTATGCTCACGGGTGATAATAAAGAAACTGCTCAAAAAATTGCTAGTGCACTAAATATTCCCGAATTTAGAGCGGAATTAAAACCTGAAGATAAAGCAGAAATTGTGAAAGAGTACCAAAAGAAAGCCGGCGTGCTTTTCATTGGTGATGGTGTCAATGATTCCCCAGCTCTTGCAACTGCTACGATTGGTTTTGCGATTGGAGCAGGAACTTCGGTTGCTATCAGTACCGCTGATGTCGTCCTAGTTAACTCCAATCCAAGTGACGTCCTGGATATGATTAATATCTCCAAACGCATGCTTAGAAAAATGAAACAAAACCTCTGGTTTGGAGCAGGCTATAACATCATTGCTATTCCTGTTGCAGCGGGTATTCTTTATCCATTTACAGGGATTTATATTGATCCTCTCATTGCAGCAGTCCTGATGTCAATCTCAACCGTGATTGTCTCAATCAACGCGATGGGATTGAGGTATGATAAAAAATAG
- a CDS encoding N-acetyldiaminopimelate deacetylase produces MTLDLVNIRRDLHQIPEIGLEEFKTQAYLLERIAEITAGKGFVEQRTWRTGILVFLNGSAPEKTIGWRTDIDALPIVEETGLAFASQHEGRMHACGHDMHMTVALGLLNELVQVQPKNNLLFLFQPAEENEAGGMLMYQDNAFGDWKPDEFYGLHVRPDFKVGDIATNTSTLFAGTCEVLVTFKGKGGHAAFPHEANDALVAASYFVTQIQTIVSRNVDPIQGGVVTFGSFHSGTTNNVIAEIAQLHGTIRTLTQDMSLLIQKRITEIAKGVAASFGMEVEVNLKQGGYLPVENNPELAREAMDFFRNREAVHLIDCLPAMTGEDFGYLLNKIPGVMFWLGVETPYALHHPKMSPNEAALSFAVSEISAFLKEKVSH; encoded by the coding sequence ATGACTTTAGATTTAGTTAATATCCGCCGTGATTTGCACCAGATTCCTGAAATTGGTTTGGAAGAATTTAAAACACAAGCTTATCTTTTGGAGCGTATTGCAGAAATTACGGCTGGAAAAGGTTTTGTAGAGCAACGTACTTGGCGAACTGGGATTCTTGTCTTTTTAAATGGCTCAGCTCCTGAAAAGACGATTGGTTGGCGAACAGATATTGATGCTTTGCCTATTGTAGAAGAAACTGGGTTGGCGTTTGCTAGCCAGCATGAGGGGCGTATGCATGCTTGCGGGCATGACATGCACATGACCGTTGCGCTTGGTTTACTTAATGAATTGGTGCAAGTACAGCCTAAAAATAATTTACTCTTTCTTTTCCAACCAGCAGAGGAAAATGAAGCAGGCGGCATGCTCATGTATCAAGATAATGCCTTTGGTGATTGGAAACCAGATGAATTTTATGGACTTCATGTTCGCCCTGATTTCAAGGTTGGTGATATTGCGACCAATACCTCAACATTGTTTGCAGGAACTTGCGAAGTGCTGGTGACTTTTAAAGGAAAAGGAGGACATGCTGCTTTTCCACATGAAGCAAATGATGCTTTGGTTGCTGCGTCGTATTTTGTCACGCAGATTCAGACAATTGTCAGTCGAAATGTCGACCCGATTCAAGGTGGCGTCGTCACTTTTGGGTCATTTCATTCGGGGACAACGAATAATGTCATTGCAGAAATAGCGCAGCTGCACGGTACTATTCGTACTTTGACGCAAGACATGAGCCTTTTAATTCAAAAACGTATAACTGAGATTGCTAAAGGAGTAGCAGCAAGTTTTGGAATGGAAGTAGAGGTCAATTTGAAACAGGGCGGTTATCTCCCTGTGGAAAATAATCCCGAATTGGCGCGTGAGGCTATGGACTTCTTCAGAAATCGCGAAGCTGTACATCTGATTGACTGCTTACCAGCTATGACTGGAGAAGATTTTGGGTATTTGTTAAATAAAATTCCAGGAGTGATGTTCTGGTTAGGCGTTGAAACACCTTACGCTCTTCACCATCCTAAGATGAGTCCAAATGAAGCAGCCCTTTCGTTTGCGGTTAGTGAAATCTCAGCTTTCTTGAAAGAAAAAGTAAGTCATTAA
- a CDS encoding dUTP diphosphatase, whose product MSKIRGFELVSQFTDETLLPKRETAHAAGYDLKAAVTTEIAPGEIKLVPTGVKAYMQASEVLYLFDRSSNPRKKGLVLINSVGVIDSDYYGNPANEGHIFAQMKNITDETVVVEAGERIVQGVFMPFLVADGDEAAGVRTGGFGSTGK is encoded by the coding sequence ATGAGCAAAATTAGAGGATTTGAATTAGTTTCTCAATTCACAGACGAAACATTATTACCAAAACGTGAAACAGCGCATGCAGCTGGTTATGATTTGAAAGCAGCTGTCACAACAGAAATCGCACCAGGTGAAATCAAATTGGTGCCAACTGGTGTCAAAGCTTACATGCAAGCTAGCGAGGTGCTTTATCTCTTTGATCGTTCATCAAATCCACGTAAAAAAGGCTTGGTTTTGATTAATTCAGTAGGTGTTATCGATAGTGACTACTATGGCAATCCAGCCAATGAAGGTCACATCTTTGCGCAAATGAAAAATATTACAGATGAAACAGTTGTGGTTGAAGCTGGCGAACGCATTGTCCAAGGTGTTTTCATGCCTTTCTTGGTTGCTGATGGTGACGAAGCAGCTGGTGTGCGTACTGGTGGCTTTGGGTCAACAGGAAAATAA
- a CDS encoding 5-formyltetrahydrofolate cyclo-ligase, with product MEKVALRKSIITHLKYQDRKEKALKDKALLDDLLASSAYQKADTIATYLAFDFEYNTELLIKQAQKDGKTILVPKTHPHGKMIFCLYDVDNLVKNSFGLWEPAGDQAVDKSKIDLIHVPGVGFNQDGFRIGYGAGYYDRYLADYKGKTISTIYECQKAEFQPDSHDVAVMEVFSR from the coding sequence ATGGAAAAAGTAGCCTTACGAAAGAGTATCATTACTCATTTAAAATATCAAGATAGAAAAGAAAAAGCCTTGAAAGATAAGGCTTTATTAGATGATTTACTAGCATCTTCTGCTTATCAAAAAGCGGATACTATTGCAACTTATTTAGCTTTTGATTTTGAGTACAATACTGAATTGTTGATTAAACAAGCTCAAAAAGATGGCAAAACTATTTTAGTTCCAAAAACTCATCCACACGGCAAAATGATTTTTTGTCTTTATGATGTGGATAACTTGGTGAAAAACTCATTTGGTTTGTGGGAACCTGCTGGTGATCAAGCTGTGGATAAGTCAAAAATTGATTTGATTCATGTACCAGGTGTTGGTTTTAACCAAGATGGTTTTCGAATTGGATATGGAGCTGGCTATTATGACAGGTATTTAGCGGATTATAAAGGCAAAACGATCAGTACGATTTATGAGTGTCAGAAAGCAGAGTTTCAGCCAGACAGTCATGATGTCGCTGTTATGGAGGTATTTAGTCGATGA
- a CDS encoding LPXTG cell wall anchor domain-containing protein has product MLDSCYAILASAESDGSITSSSMLTNPNLSSNEAKVSTLISKVSSSPSLSNSLSATSLQLETTVTKGELPKTGADDDLSLVLAELGLGLVATLTIGKVKYKKGFE; this is encoded by the coding sequence TTGCTAGATTCATGCTATGCTATTTTGGCTTCCGCTGAGTCAGATGGTTCAATAACATCTTCAAGTATGTTGACTAATCCAAATTTATCTTCAAATGAAGCAAAAGTTTCGACCTTAATTTCTAAGGTATCAAGTAGTCCGAGTCTTTCAAATTCATTAAGCGCAACTAGCTTACAACTTGAAACAACTGTAACTAAAGGAGAGCTTCCCAAAACAGGTGCTGATGACGATTTAAGTTTAGTATTAGCAGAATTGGGATTAGGCTTAGTGGCAACGTTAACTATTGGAAAAGTTAAATATAAAAAAGGTTTTGAGTAA
- a CDS encoding rhomboid family intramembrane serine protease: MKNVIKESPVTIFLLALTTLVFIAMQVIYFGNATSNQAIFNTGGMYGAYVSLFPSQLWRLVTPIFVHIGWEHFFFNALTLYFVGQIAEQIWGHHKFLALYVLSGIVGNIFTLFFTPNVIAAGASTSLFGVFAAIMVAGYFGRNPYLKELGRNYQALIIVNLIFNLFTPSIGIAGHIGGLVGGVLCAIFLPTLVEKNMFKPWQRWLAAATYVGLSLFLIVLALH, from the coding sequence ATGAAAAACGTTATTAAAGAAAGTCCAGTGACGATTTTTTTGCTGGCTCTAACGACTTTGGTTTTTATAGCCATGCAGGTGATTTATTTTGGAAATGCCACATCTAACCAAGCTATTTTTAATACTGGCGGGATGTATGGTGCTTACGTTAGTTTATTTCCAAGTCAATTGTGGCGCTTAGTGACACCGATATTTGTCCATATCGGTTGGGAGCATTTCTTTTTCAATGCTTTAACGCTATATTTTGTTGGTCAAATAGCAGAGCAGATCTGGGGACATCACAAATTTTTAGCCTTGTATGTTCTATCAGGAATTGTTGGTAATATCTTTACGCTTTTCTTTACGCCAAACGTGATTGCTGCGGGTGCTTCAACGTCGCTTTTTGGTGTTTTTGCGGCGATTATGGTCGCAGGGTATTTTGGAAGAAATCCTTATTTGAAAGAACTTGGAAGAAATTATCAAGCTTTGATTATTGTGAATCTGATTTTTAACTTATTTACTCCAAGTATTGGAATTGCTGGTCATATTGGCGGTCTTGTTGGTGGTGTCTTATGTGCCATCTTTTTACCGACACTTGTGGAGAAAAACATGTTTAAACCGTGGCAACGTTGGTTGGCAGCAGCGACTTATGTTGGGTTAAGTCTTTTCTTGATTGTCCTGGCTTTACATTAA
- the galU gene encoding UTP--glucose-1-phosphate uridylyltransferase GalU, translating into MNMRKVRKAVIPAAGLGTRFLPATKALAKEMLPIVDKPTIQFIVEEALKSGIEEILVVTGKSKRSIEDHFDSNFELEYNLEHKGKTDLLKLVNDTTAINLHFIRQSHPRGLGDAVLQAKAFVGNEPFVVMLGDDLMDINNDKAVPLTKQLINDYENTHASTIAVMHVPHEEVSSYGVIAPQGEGKDGLYSVETFVEKPAPEDAPSDLAIIGRYLLTPEIFNILEAQKPGAGNEIQLTDAIDTLNKTQRVFARQFNGDRYDVGDKFGFMKTSIDYALQHPQIKDNMKQYLIDLGKKLEAESTKKESK; encoded by the coding sequence ATGAATATGAGAAAAGTTAGAAAAGCCGTTATTCCCGCAGCTGGTCTTGGAACTCGTTTCTTGCCAGCTACAAAAGCACTCGCTAAAGAGATGCTTCCAATTGTTGATAAACCAACCATTCAGTTTATCGTTGAAGAAGCCTTAAAATCAGGTATTGAAGAAATCTTGGTTGTTACTGGTAAATCAAAACGTTCTATCGAAGACCACTTTGACTCAAACTTCGAATTAGAATACAATTTGGAACACAAAGGGAAAACTGATCTTCTTAAACTCGTTAATGACACTACAGCCATTAATCTTCACTTCATCCGTCAAAGTCACCCTCGTGGACTTGGTGATGCTGTCCTTCAAGCCAAAGCTTTTGTAGGCAACGAACCATTTGTCGTTATGCTTGGTGATGACCTTATGGATATCAACAACGATAAAGCTGTACCACTTACAAAACAATTGATTAACGACTATGAAAACACACATGCATCAACAATCGCTGTTATGCATGTGCCACACGAAGAAGTTTCATCTTACGGCGTTATCGCACCTCAAGGCGAAGGAAAAGACGGTCTTTACAGTGTTGAAACATTTGTTGAAAAACCAGCACCTGAAGATGCACCTAGTGATCTTGCTATCATCGGTCGCTACCTTCTTACTCCAGAAATCTTCAATATTCTTGAAGCACAAAAACCTGGAGCTGGTAATGAAATCCAATTGACAGATGCTATCGACACTTTGAACAAAACACAACGTGTTTTTGCACGTCAATTTAACGGTGATCGCTATGATGTCGGTGATAAATTCGGCTTCATGAAAACTTCTATTGACTATGCGCTTCAACACCCACAAATCAAAGATAACATGAAACAATATCTTATCGATTTGGGTAAAAAATTGGAAGCTGAATCAACTAAAAAAGAGTCTAAATAA
- the dapD gene encoding 2,3,4,5-tetrahydropyridine-2,6-dicarboxylate N-acetyltransferase translates to MTAQKMTAQEIIAFIGNAEKKTNVKVTFEGELAAAVPESVIKLGNVLFGDWKDIEPLLANLTENKDYVVEQDGRNSAVPLLDKRCINARIEPGAIIRDQVTIEDNAVVMMGAVINIGAEIGAGTMIDMGAVLGGRAIVGKNSHIGAGAVLAGVIEPASADPVRIGDNVLVGANAVVIEGVQVGNGSVVAAGAIVTKDVPENVVVAGVPARVIKEIDAKTQQKTALEDALRNL, encoded by the coding sequence ATGACTGCACAAAAAATGACTGCTCAAGAAATTATCGCATTTATCGGAAATGCTGAGAAAAAAACAAATGTTAAAGTGACATTTGAAGGTGAATTAGCAGCAGCTGTTCCAGAAAGTGTCATTAAGCTTGGTAATGTGCTTTTTGGTGATTGGAAAGACATTGAGCCACTTTTGGCAAACTTGACTGAAAATAAAGATTATGTTGTTGAACAAGATGGTCGTAATTCAGCTGTGCCATTGCTTGATAAACGCTGTATTAACGCTCGTATCGAACCGGGGGCTATCATTCGTGACCAAGTGACAATCGAAGACAATGCGGTTGTTATGATGGGAGCTGTGATTAATATTGGTGCTGAAATCGGTGCAGGAACAATGATTGACATGGGTGCTGTTCTTGGTGGTCGTGCCATTGTTGGTAAAAATAGCCATATCGGTGCAGGTGCTGTTCTTGCAGGTGTAATTGAACCAGCTTCAGCTGACCCTGTGCGTATCGGAGACAACGTCCTTGTCGGTGCTAATGCGGTCGTTATCGAAGGGGTTCAAGTCGGTAATGGTTCTGTTGTTGCTGCGGGAGCTATTGTTACCAAAGATGTACCTGAAAATGTTGTTGTAGCAGGTGTTCCAGCGCGTGTCATCAAAGAAATTGATGCCAAAACACAACAAAAAACAGCACTCGAAGACGCTTTGCGTAATTTGTAA
- a CDS encoding epoxyqueuosine reductase QueH yields MIDLEEILSRMNPNQKINYDRVMQQMAKRWAQEEVRPKILVHVCCAPCSTYTLEYLTQYADVTVYFANSNIHPKDEYLRRAYVVQKFISEFNEKTGNTVDFIEAPYDPSEYFQKVHGLEEEPEGGERCTACFDYRLDKAAQKAVELGYDYFASALTISPHKNSQVINSVGVEVQKVYATKYLPSDFKKNNGYRRSVEMCEEYDIYRQCYCGCVFAAKMQGVDLNQIKKEAKEFMVGKDGEKEFPHIRFTFEGKEI; encoded by the coding sequence GTGATTGATTTAGAAGAGATTTTATCACGAATGAATCCCAATCAAAAAATCAACTATGACCGTGTCATGCAACAAATGGCTAAACGTTGGGCGCAAGAAGAAGTAAGACCTAAAATTCTTGTTCACGTTTGTTGTGCGCCGTGTTCAACTTATACATTAGAATATTTGACGCAATACGCTGATGTGACGGTTTATTTTGCGAATTCTAATATTCACCCAAAGGATGAGTATCTTCGCCGTGCTTATGTGGTGCAAAAATTTATCTCAGAATTTAATGAAAAAACAGGAAATACGGTTGATTTCATCGAAGCACCTTATGACCCATCTGAATATTTTCAAAAGGTTCATGGCTTAGAAGAAGAGCCTGAAGGTGGGGAACGTTGTACGGCTTGTTTTGATTATCGTTTGGACAAGGCTGCGCAAAAAGCAGTTGAGCTTGGCTATGACTATTTTGCTAGTGCTTTAACAATCAGCCCGCACAAAAATTCCCAAGTCATTAACAGTGTCGGTGTCGAGGTCCAAAAGGTTTATGCGACTAAGTATTTGCCAAGTGATTTCAAGAAAAATAATGGCTACCGCCGTTCTGTTGAAATGTGTGAAGAGTATGACATTTACCGCCAATGTTATTGTGGCTGTGTTTTTGCGGCAAAAATGCAGGGTGTTGATTTAAATCAAATCAAAAAAGAAGCTAAGGAATTCATGGTAGGAAAAGACGGCGAAAAAGAATTTCCACACATTCGCTTTACCTTTGAAGGAAAAGAAATCTAA